A section of the Phaseolus vulgaris cultivar G19833 chromosome 8, P. vulgaris v2.0, whole genome shotgun sequence genome encodes:
- the LOC137824128 gene encoding heat shock 70 kDa protein 16-like, with protein sequence MSGVGIDIGNENCVIAAVKQGGVDVLLNDESKRETPAVVCFGEKQRFLGSAGADSAMMHPKSAISQVKRLIGRRFADPDVQNELKMLPVETSESADGGILIHLKYMKESHVFTPVQIVAMLFAHLKTIAEKGFGTTVSDCVIGVPSYFTNLQRQDYLNAAAIVGLKPLRLIHDCTATALSYGVYKTDFASEAPVYVAFVDIGHCDTQVCIAAFQADQMKILSHAYDMSLGGRDFDEVLFSHFAAKFNEEYNIEVYSNARACRRLRVACEKLKKVLSANLEADLIVECLMDEKDVKGNIKREEFENLASGLLERICVPCNKALADAALTVENINSVEVVGSGSRIPAITGILTSLFKRELSRRLNASECVARGCALQCAMLSPVFRVKKYEVQDSNPFSIGLSSDGKPIRAGLDGVLFPKGQSIPSIKFLTFQYSDLLRLEAFYANPDELPPGTSPKICCFTIGPFHGSHASKARIEVQVQLNFHGIIGIESVVLVEDHVDDSRSNSETINIEPVSETIENASKDSINEKCEASHHSADGTRKDNANRRLHVPVSENIYGAMTKAEISEAQEKELKLADQDKTIEQIKDRKNLLESYIYETRSKLFSTYLSFSSEHERKDISRSLKETEEWLYDDDGGDVTADAYSAKLADLKQLVDPIEYRYNDREARQQATRDLLSCIVEYRMSAGSLPPQDKELVINACNKAEKWLREMRQQQDLYPKNIDPVLISVDIESKTEQLNSVCQQILKSNGSPISRDEDKDKQNTP encoded by the exons ATGAGTGGAGTGGGGATTGATATTGGAAATGAGAATTGTGTGATTGCTGCAGTGAAGCAAGGTGGGGTTGATGTTTTGTTGAATGATGAATCCAAACGTGAAACCCCTGCTGTGGTTTGCTTTGGGGAGAAGCAAAGGTTTTTAGGGTCAGCTGGTGCTGATTCTGCCATGATGCACCCCAAGTCCGCAATTTCTCAAGTGAAGAGACTAATAGGCAGGAGATTTGCGGACCCTGATGTTCAAAATGAGTTGAAAATGCTCCCTGTTGAAACCTCTGAAAGTGCAGATGGTGGCATTCTGATACACTTGAAATACATGAAGGAGAGTCATGTTTTTACCCCGGTTCAAATAGTAGCAATGCTCTTTGCGCACTTGAAGACCATAGCTGAAAAAGGTTTTGGGACCACCGTTTCTGACTGTGTTATTGGGGTTCCATCGTACTTCACCAACTTGCAGAGACAAGATTATCTCAACGCAGCAGCAATTGTTGGGTTGAAGCCTTTGAGGTTGATCCATGATTGCACTGCAACTGCTCTTAGTTATGGAGTTTACAAAACAGATTTTGCTAGTGAAGCTCCTGTTTATGTTGCATTTGTTGACATAGGTCATTGTGATACTCAGGTCTGTATTGCAGCATTTCAGGCTGATCAAATGAAGATACTCTCACATGCTTATGACATGAGCTTAGGGGGGAGAGACTTTGATGAGGTTCTGTTTAGTCATTTTGCTGCAAAATTTAATGAAGAGTACAACATTGAAGTGTATTCTAATGCCAGGGCATGTAGGAGGCTGCGTGTAGCATGTGAGAAGTTGAAGAAGGTTTTGAGTGCAAATCTAGAGGCTGATCTGATCGTTGAGTGTTTGATGGATGAAAAAGATGTTAAAGGCAATATCAAGAGGGAAGAATTCGAGAATCTGGCATCAGGACtattggagagaatttgtgttCCTTGCAACAAAGCATTGGCTGATGCAGCCTTGACGGTAGAAAATATTAATTCTGTTGAGGTAGTTGGTTCAGGTTCACGGATTCCAGCTATAACTGGAATATTAACTTCTCTATTTAAGAGAGAACTCAGTCGCAGACTTAATGCAAGTGAGTGTGTAGCTCGTGGTTGTGCTCTCCAGTGTGCAATGCTGAGTCCTGTTTTCCGTGTCAAAAAATATGAG GTCCAGGATTCTAATCCTTTTTCCATTGGACTTTCATCTGATGGAAAGCCAATTCGTGCAGGATTGGATGGTGTACTCTTCCCAAAAGGCCAATCCATTCCAAGTATTAAATTTCTCACATTTCAGTACAGTGATTTACTCCGTTTGGAAGCATTCTATGCCAATCCAGATGAATTACCTCCCGGGACATCTCCTAAAATTTGTTGCTTCACA ATTGGTCCTTTCCATGGATCCCATGCAAGTAAGGCAAGAATTGAAGTTCAAGTTCAACTAAATTTTCATGGCATTATTGGTATTGAATCAGTTGTG TTGGTTGAGGATCATGTGGATGATTCTCGTTCAAATTCTGAAACAATCAATATTGAACCTGTTTCTGAGACAATTGAAAATGCCTCAAAAGATAGTATCAATGAAAAGTGCGAAGCTTCTCATCATTCT GCTGATGGTACAAGAAAAGATAATGCTAACAGAAGGCTTCATGTACCAGTGAGTGAAAACATTTATGGTGCAATGACCAAGGCCGAGATATCGGAAGCTCAAGAAAAAGAACTCAAGTTAGCCGATCAGGACAAAACTATTGAGCAAATCAAGGACAGGAAGAATCTGTTGGAGTCTTATATTTATGAAACAAGGAGTAAG CTCTTCAGCACATATCTAAGCTTTTCAAGTGAACATGAGAGGAAGGACATATCGAGGAGCCTGAAAGAGACTGAGGAATGGCTTTATGATGATGATGGTGGTGATGTAACCGCAGATGCTTATTCTGCAAAACTAGCAGATCTAAAACAg CTGGTGGATCCAATTGAGTATAGATATAATGACAGAGAAGCAAGACAACAAGCTACAAGAGATTTGTTAAGTTGCATTGTAGAGTATCGAATGTCAGCAGGTTCTCTTCCACCCCAAGATAAAGAACTG GTCATAAATGCGTGCAATAAAGCAGAGAAGTGGCTAAGAGAGATGAGGCAACAACAAGATCTTTACCCTAAAAACATTGATCCAGTATTAATATCAGTTGACATCGAGAGCAAGACAGAGCAGTTAAACTC AGTATGCCAACAGATATTGAAATCCAACGGTTCTCCAATTTCAAGAGACGAGGATAAAGACAAGCAGAATACCCCATGA